A genome region from Bacillota bacterium includes the following:
- a CDS encoding CoA-acylating methylmalonate-semialdehyde dehydrogenase has product MGKVLRNYIAGEWRPSAATHSLPVPNPATEELLARVPLSPAEEVDAAVVAAARAFQAWRETPVVERGRKLMRYKRVLEDHLEELARLTVHEAGKALEEARGDIRRGIEAVEFAAGMPTLMMGRVVEDAARGVDQELFRAPLGVVAGICPFNFPAMFPLWLMSIAVACGNTFVLKPSERCPLSAVRLVELLREVDLPAGVVNLVHGEKEAVDAILAHPAVRAVSFVGTERVGRYVYSQAAANGKRVQCLVGAKNHLIVMPDAVPKQTVGAILSSAFGNAGQRCLAGSVLVAVGEAGEVILPLLVGEAGCLRVGNGIEPDVRVGALIRREHKERVEAWIEQAVAEGARLLLDGRRADVPPHGYFVGPTILDGVNPDMAIAQEEIFGPVLVVMRAETLEEAIDLANRSRYGNAAVIFTQSGAAARTFRYRIQAGMLGVNVGVPAPMAFFPFTGWKASFFGDLHATGMDAVEFYTEKKVVTIRWW; this is encoded by the coding sequence ATTGGGAAGGTGCTGAGAAACTACATCGCAGGGGAGTGGCGTCCTTCCGCGGCGACCCACAGTCTCCCCGTGCCCAACCCTGCGACGGAGGAGTTGCTCGCCCGCGTACCCCTTTCGCCGGCAGAGGAGGTGGACGCAGCAGTGGTAGCTGCCGCCCGGGCTTTCCAGGCATGGCGGGAAACGCCAGTGGTGGAGCGCGGGCGCAAACTGATGCGGTACAAGCGGGTGCTGGAGGACCATCTGGAGGAGCTCGCGCGGCTCACGGTGCACGAAGCGGGCAAGGCACTGGAAGAGGCCAGGGGTGACATCCGGCGGGGGATAGAAGCGGTTGAGTTTGCGGCCGGGATGCCCACCCTGATGATGGGCCGGGTGGTGGAGGATGCCGCCCGGGGCGTGGACCAGGAGCTATTCCGGGCTCCGCTGGGGGTGGTGGCGGGCATATGCCCGTTCAACTTCCCGGCCATGTTTCCCCTGTGGCTGATGTCCATTGCCGTCGCGTGCGGTAATACCTTCGTACTCAAGCCGTCGGAGCGCTGCCCCCTTTCTGCTGTTCGCCTAGTGGAGTTGCTGAGGGAAGTTGATCTCCCTGCCGGGGTGGTTAACCTGGTGCACGGGGAGAAGGAGGCGGTGGACGCCATCCTCGCTCACCCGGCGGTGAGGGCTGTCTCCTTCGTGGGGACGGAGCGGGTAGGACGCTACGTGTATTCCCAGGCGGCGGCGAACGGTAAGCGGGTTCAGTGCCTGGTGGGAGCAAAAAACCACCTGATCGTGATGCCGGATGCGGTGCCCAAGCAAACGGTGGGCGCCATCCTGTCCTCGGCCTTCGGCAACGCGGGTCAGCGGTGTCTGGCGGGCTCGGTCCTGGTGGCCGTGGGAGAGGCGGGGGAAGTCATTCTGCCCCTGCTGGTGGGGGAGGCAGGCTGCCTGCGGGTAGGTAACGGGATAGAACCCGACGTGCGGGTGGGCGCGCTCATCAGGCGGGAGCATAAGGAGAGAGTCGAGGCTTGGATCGAGCAAGCCGTGGCTGAAGGGGCCAGGCTCCTCCTCGACGGCCGCCGGGCGGACGTGCCTCCCCACGGCTACTTCGTCGGTCCTACCATATTGGATGGCGTGAACCCGGACATGGCCATTGCCCAGGAAGAGATATTCGGGCCGGTGCTGGTGGTCATGAGGGCGGAAACTCTGGAGGAGGCCATCGACCTCGCCAACCGGTCCCGCTACGGTAATGCGGCGGTCATCTTCACCCAAAGCGGTGCCGCTGCCCGGACATTCCGGTATCGCATCCAGGCCGGCATGCTCGGCGTAAACGTGGGGGTGCCCGCCCCCATGGCCTTCTTCCCTTTCACGGGCTGGAAGGCCTCCTTTTTCGGAGACCTGCACGCTACCGGTATGGATGCCGTGGAGTTCTATACGGAGAAGAAGGTGGTCACCATCAGGTGGTGGTGA
- the sucD gene encoding succinate--CoA ligase subunit alpha yields the protein MAVFLTQDTRAIVQGITGRVARVQTRWMLECGSPVVAGVTPGKGGDRVHGLPVHDVVAEAVEKYGANASVIFVPAARALAAAEEAVDAGLRLIVLISENVPILDAVRARERARAKGATLIGPNTPGLMSPGIGKLGLMPVSLFSLGPVGIVSRSGTLAYEVAGRLTEARLGQSTVIGIGGDPVVGLDLGEVLGAFEDDSQTEAVVIVGEIGGVQEEMAARVVAAMAKPVVAYVAGRTAPPGRRMGHAGAIIARDRGTVESKARALSEAGARVVSSPAEIVPALAAALR from the coding sequence GTGGCGGTATTCCTCACCCAAGACACCAGGGCCATCGTTCAGGGCATTACCGGCCGTGTCGCCCGCGTGCAGACCCGCTGGATGCTGGAATGCGGGTCGCCCGTCGTGGCGGGCGTGACCCCGGGCAAGGGCGGTGACCGCGTACATGGGCTTCCCGTCCATGACGTGGTAGCTGAGGCGGTGGAAAAATACGGAGCAAACGCCAGCGTGATTTTCGTTCCGGCCGCCCGTGCCCTGGCAGCTGCAGAAGAAGCTGTTGACGCGGGGCTACGGCTGATAGTGCTCATATCGGAAAACGTCCCCATTCTCGACGCGGTGAGGGCCCGGGAACGTGCGCGGGCAAAGGGGGCGACTCTGATCGGGCCCAATACCCCCGGCCTTATGTCCCCGGGCATCGGCAAGCTGGGGCTCATGCCGGTGAGCCTCTTCTCTCTGGGTCCCGTGGGCATAGTCTCCCGCTCGGGTACGCTCGCGTACGAGGTTGCGGGCCGGCTGACCGAGGCACGGTTGGGCCAGAGCACCGTGATCGGCATAGGGGGCGACCCTGTGGTTGGTCTCGACCTGGGGGAAGTCCTCGGGGCGTTTGAAGATGACTCTCAGACGGAGGCGGTGGTCATAGTCGGTGAGATAGGTGGGGTTCAGGAGGAAATGGCTGCTCGCGTTGTGGCCGCAATGGCCAAGCCGGTTGTGGCGTACGTGGCGGGACGTACTGCTCCGCCGGGAAGGCGTATGGGGCATGCCGGAGCCATTATAGCGCGTGATCGAGGCACAGTGGAAAGCAAGGCCCGCGCGCTTTCGGAAGCGGGAGCCCGCGTGGTGAGTTCGCCGGCAGAAATCGTGCCCGCCCTGGCGGCGGCCCTCAGATGA
- a CDS encoding acetate--CoA ligase family protein, translated as MTSLEHEGKTLLARAGLAVPRGGVAFTPAQAGAIATELGGAAVVKAQVPFGGRGRAGGVVVAESPDDAEKACARLLTGFGGSAVRAVLVEEKIAVERESYLAVTVDGGVGGAVLMFAPRGGVDVEEAVTSDPGGLGGSPGESGILTLPLVPVDRVREHQVRSFLWGAGLGGKVLAEVARFGWGLYRLMLEFDLTLLEINPLGLTPDGRAIALDAKVVADDAAAYRRPAWPARESEPADPWELEARKLGLRYVRLDGNVGIVASGAGLGMCTMDLVRDRGLKPANFLETGGGITRQLMAGAVRLVAGQPGVRGIIVNVYGGVNSLVAAAEGVVDVLGSLPGDVPVVVKALGNEQEAAWAMLRACGAHVVESVHTEAAVDCLADLMGG; from the coding sequence TTGACGTCACTTGAGCACGAGGGAAAGACCCTGCTCGCCCGGGCTGGTTTGGCGGTGCCTCGCGGGGGAGTTGCTTTCACCCCCGCCCAGGCGGGCGCCATAGCCACCGAGCTGGGCGGCGCGGCTGTGGTGAAGGCGCAGGTACCCTTCGGTGGACGCGGCCGGGCAGGGGGAGTCGTAGTGGCAGAGTCCCCGGATGATGCCGAGAAGGCGTGCGCTCGGCTCCTGACAGGATTCGGCGGCAGTGCCGTACGGGCGGTCCTCGTCGAGGAAAAGATCGCGGTGGAGAGGGAGTCATACTTGGCGGTGACCGTGGACGGCGGGGTCGGGGGGGCGGTGCTCATGTTCGCCCCCCGGGGTGGAGTCGATGTGGAGGAAGCGGTAACTTCCGATCCGGGTGGGCTCGGGGGCTCCCCCGGGGAATCGGGCATACTCACGCTACCCCTTGTCCCCGTCGACCGAGTACGCGAGCACCAGGTGAGGAGCTTCCTGTGGGGGGCCGGGTTGGGCGGGAAGGTCCTGGCAGAAGTGGCCCGGTTTGGTTGGGGCCTGTACCGGCTTATGCTGGAGTTTGACCTCACCCTCTTGGAGATCAACCCCCTCGGGCTGACACCTGACGGCCGGGCCATTGCCCTGGACGCAAAGGTGGTGGCCGACGACGCGGCCGCGTACAGGAGGCCCGCCTGGCCTGCCCGCGAAAGCGAGCCAGCCGATCCGTGGGAGCTGGAAGCGCGAAAGCTGGGCTTGCGTTACGTGCGCCTGGACGGAAACGTGGGCATTGTGGCGTCCGGTGCCGGGTTGGGCATGTGCACTATGGACCTGGTCCGTGATCGTGGCCTGAAGCCGGCCAACTTCCTGGAGACGGGCGGAGGCATAACCCGCCAGCTCATGGCCGGCGCGGTTCGCCTGGTGGCCGGACAACCCGGTGTGCGCGGGATCATAGTCAACGTGTACGGGGGCGTCAACTCCCTGGTGGCCGCTGCGGAGGGTGTCGTGGATGTCCTGGGTTCGCTGCCCGGGGATGTTCCCGTGGTAGTGAAGGCCCTGGGAAACGAGCAGGAAGCGGCGTGGGCCATGCTGCGTGCGTGCGGGGCCCATGTGGTGGAATCGGTTCACACGGAAGCGGCCGTCGACTGTCTGGCCGATCTGATGGGGGGCTAG
- a CDS encoding thiamine pyrophosphate-dependent enzyme, whose translation MSVTAVGSLVAHGVGTCPGCGLEIAFRSVVNALGRRTIVVIPPGCAAVFSGYGRQTAVRIPGFQGNLGSTAAYASGIRAGLDAQGKHDVTVLGFAGDGATVDIGWQALSGALERGDRIMYVCYDNEGYMNTGGQASGSTTSGAVTTTTPGGKMGGGKDMLRLVAAHGIPYAATASVGYVDDLVLKANRARDCGGPAYLHVHTPCPTGWGFGPDLTVEMARLAVRSLSFNLVEVDRGRWRLTFRVRDRVPVSEYICRQRRFRHLPDEEVERMQAGVTAAYAALEKMCAG comes from the coding sequence GTGTCTGTGACGGCGGTGGGGAGCCTGGTCGCCCACGGGGTGGGAACCTGCCCGGGGTGCGGGCTGGAGATCGCCTTTCGGAGCGTCGTGAACGCCCTGGGACGACGGACCATAGTCGTGATCCCGCCGGGGTGTGCCGCAGTGTTCTCGGGGTATGGCAGGCAAACCGCGGTACGCATCCCGGGGTTCCAGGGCAACCTGGGGAGCACAGCGGCCTACGCGTCCGGAATCCGGGCCGGTCTGGATGCGCAGGGGAAACACGATGTTACAGTCCTGGGCTTCGCCGGCGACGGGGCAACGGTTGACATAGGGTGGCAGGCCCTCTCGGGGGCTCTCGAGCGCGGGGACCGCATCATGTACGTCTGTTATGACAACGAGGGATACATGAACACCGGGGGCCAGGCCAGTGGCTCCACCACCAGCGGAGCTGTCACTACCACCACCCCCGGTGGCAAGATGGGCGGCGGCAAAGACATGCTCAGGCTGGTGGCTGCCCACGGAATACCTTACGCTGCCACCGCATCCGTGGGCTACGTGGACGATCTGGTCCTGAAGGCTAACAGGGCCAGGGATTGCGGGGGCCCAGCATACCTTCACGTCCACACCCCGTGCCCCACGGGGTGGGGGTTCGGCCCCGACCTGACGGTCGAAATGGCGCGGCTGGCAGTGCGTTCCCTCAGCTTCAACCTGGTCGAGGTAGACCGCGGTCGATGGCGCCTGACGTTCCGGGTGCGCGATCGGGTACCGGTTTCCGAGTACATCTGTCGCCAGCGGCGGTTCAGGCACCTGCCTGACGAGGAAGTGGAAAGGATGCAGGCCGGCGTAACCGCGGCGTACGCGGCGCTCGAGAAGATGTGCGCGGGGTAG